One window from the genome of Pseudoalteromonas sp. '520P1 No. 423' encodes:
- the pyk gene encoding pyruvate kinase, which translates to MPRRTKIVATLGPATDRDNNLEKIIKAGANVVRLNFSHGVAQDHKDRAEQTRTIAKKLGCHVAILADLQGPKIRVSTFKDSKVTLEVGAKFILDADLGLGEGDINGVGIDYKELPNDVSPSDLLLLNDGLIQLVVDSIEGNKVFTTVTVGGVLSNNKGINRLGGGLTAPAFTEKDEADLITAAEIEVDYIAVSFPRSGDDMRHVRNLANQAGSKAQLLAKIERAEAVESVEAIDDIVLASDAVMVARGDLGVEIGDAELVGKQKLIIQRARTLNRIVVTATQMMESMIDNPMPTRAEVMDVANAVLDGTDAVMLSAETAAGDYPEETVATMARVCKGAESQPETQVSKHRLECMFENASETVALAAMYAANHLDSIKAIVALTESGSTAKLMSRITSSLPIYSLSRHSMTLGQTALYRGVYPVEFDSTQFEANDLTKEALNTLVEKGILESGDKVILTHGDAMETVGASNTMKILTVA; encoded by the coding sequence ATGCCTAGACGCACTAAAATCGTTGCAACACTTGGACCCGCTACAGATAGAGATAATAACCTAGAAAAAATTATCAAAGCTGGTGCAAATGTTGTTCGTTTGAATTTTTCCCATGGTGTAGCTCAAGATCATAAAGACCGCGCAGAACAAACCCGTACAATCGCTAAAAAATTAGGTTGCCATGTTGCTATTCTTGCCGATTTACAAGGCCCTAAAATCCGAGTTTCTACTTTTAAAGACTCTAAAGTTACTTTAGAAGTTGGTGCTAAATTTATTCTAGATGCTGATTTAGGTTTAGGCGAAGGCGATATCAATGGCGTTGGTATTGACTATAAAGAATTACCAAATGATGTTTCACCATCAGACTTATTATTATTAAACGATGGTTTAATTCAATTGGTTGTTGATTCTATTGAAGGTAACAAGGTTTTCACAACAGTTACTGTTGGCGGTGTGTTATCTAACAATAAAGGCATTAATCGTTTAGGTGGCGGTTTAACTGCCCCTGCTTTTACTGAAAAAGATGAAGCTGATTTAATAACGGCTGCTGAAATTGAAGTTGACTATATTGCAGTATCTTTCCCGCGTAGCGGTGATGATATGCGTCACGTACGTAATTTAGCAAACCAAGCTGGCAGCAAAGCACAGCTTTTAGCTAAAATTGAACGTGCTGAAGCTGTTGAGTCAGTAGAAGCTATCGATGATATTGTACTTGCATCAGATGCAGTTATGGTAGCACGTGGTGATTTAGGTGTAGAAATCGGTGATGCTGAATTAGTGGGTAAACAAAAACTGATTATACAACGTGCTCGCACATTAAACCGCATTGTAGTTACTGCGACACAAATGATGGAATCTATGATCGATAACCCTATGCCAACTCGTGCAGAGGTTATGGATGTTGCTAATGCAGTACTAGATGGTACTGATGCGGTAATGCTTTCAGCAGAAACAGCTGCGGGTGACTACCCAGAAGAAACAGTTGCAACGATGGCACGTGTTTGTAAAGGTGCAGAATCACAACCAGAAACACAAGTTTCTAAGCACAGACTTGAGTGCATGTTTGAAAACGCATCAGAGACTGTAGCACTAGCAGCTATGTATGCAGCTAACCATTTAGACAGCATTAAAGCGATTGTTGCATTAACTGAGTCAGGTAGTACTGCTAAGCTAATGTCACGTATTACGTCTTCATTACCAATTTACTCTTTATCTCGTCATTCAATGACTTTAGGTCAAACAGCACTTTACCGTGGTGTTTACCCAGTTGAGTTTGATTCAACGCAGTTTGAAGCAAATGATTTAACTAAAGAAGCATTAAATACGCTTGTCGAAAAAGGGATTTTAGAGTCAGGTGATAAAGTGATTTTAACTCACGGTGACGCAATGGAAACTGTTGGCGCGAGTAATACAATGAAGATTCTAACAGTCGCTTAA